The genomic segment tactaaaatatagaaatgttctaaaatcctagaaatattctagATTATTAAAAACGACCTTTAATACTGAAATTtgataaaatcctagaaacgtcctaaaaccgagaaacatccttaaatccttgaaatgtcctaaaatccaagaaatagcctaaaaaactagaaatatccttaaaaaaaaaacctagggACATCTAGAACAACTAGAAcagtcctgaaatcctaaaaatgttcttaaatctaGAGACATCCTACAATccaaaaaacattctaaaacacttaaaatactcttaaaaaagtcctaaaatcctagaaatatcataaaaatctggcttaaaatccaaaaaatgtcctaacattctagaaatgtcctgaaatcctaaaaaaaaataggcctTAAGTCataaaaatttcctaaaatccgagaaatgtcctaaaatctagaaacatcctacaatccaagaaacattctaaaacACTATTAATGTCCTTCAACCTtgaaaaaagtcctaaaatcctacaaagatctagaaatgtcctaaaatcttggttcctggcccctggcccctggcccctggcccctggtcCCTGGTCCCTGGTCCCTGGCCCCTGGTCCCTGgtccctggcccctggccccctgtaATTCTGCAGTAGTGGCCTCCATGCACAGTAACTTGAGTATCCGTGCTGCAGCTGATCCTCGGCAGTGGCGTGAGGTTGAGCGGGTCACTGACCTGGGTGGACGCTGTAGCAGGTGACGTCGGTGCCCTGCAGCCTCTTGGCGAGCTCGTAGGTAAACAGGATGTTGCACAGTTTGCTGTCGTTGTACTTCTGGCCCAGGTGATACGTGCGGCTGCCCAGAGCCACGTCTCTGTGAGTCGTCAGACAGCTGAAATCCACCTTTCCCATCTTGTACATTATGGAGGCCACCGTCACCACGCGGCTCGGCCCGCTCGCCTTCAGCCGGTCCAGGAGCAACACCGTCAACAGGAAGTGGCCCAAGTGATTGACACCGAAGATCATCCCGAAGCCGTCCTCCGTCTTTCCACTATTCAACAGacctgaggacagagacactaACTCTTTAACAGCTGGatgaacatacattttttttgtgctgcgttcagacgcctttcactgCCTGATGATTAGCTAGACGGTATTATtcgttatttttctttttaaaaacagggaaaaatttatgaaaaaactCTATTTTCAAtcttaatattatatatttaaaatcatgttgaaaaaaaaatatatttttaaaaattatttctttgcatttttaaagaaattatgtcatttgtttgtttcagatttttatttttttaatgcttattttcaggtaattttttactaatttctttgcTCACTTTTTGGCAATTCCTTAGAAAacttctcattgccttcttctcatgctttttaaaaaaacaagccaacttgctcagatttcagagaGTTAAATTTACACTTGAATACAACTAGAAACAAGTAGGTTGAAATAAGCTTTAATGGAGCACTCTGTAATTATAAAAACACGCATTATTTGCAAAGTCAGATGATGAGTTTTTGTCTGGGTCTTTTCTCTGCGTTCTCACAGGTCCAGGATGTGTTTCATCAGGTTTAAAACCACTGTCCCAAAACCATTTCAAAATTGTTAGACTTTTAAGATGTTTCCCTTAGcttatcacattttttatattttttaatctgctgatttaaatgtttctgtgacTTGTGAGGACGGCGGGCTGACCGGCGTTGTTGATTAGCAGATCCAGTCTGGACTCTGACCGGAGGAAGTCGTCAGCGAATGAGCGAACGGACTTCAG from the Plectropomus leopardus isolate mb unplaced genomic scaffold, YSFRI_Pleo_2.0 unplaced_scaffold16385, whole genome shotgun sequence genome contains:
- the LOC121964617 gene encoding retinol dehydrogenase 11-like, with protein sequence MQLDLASLKSVRSFADDFLRSESRLDLLINNAGLLNSGKTEDGFGMIFGVNHLGHFLLTVLLLDRLKASGPSRVVTVASIMYKMGKVDFSCLTTHRDVALGSRTYHLGQKYNDSKLCNILFTYELAKRLQGTDVTCYSVHPGAIQTEITRNYGFWWGLLIHPIMYLFFVDAVSGAQTTLHCALEQGIEHLSGHYFSKCAPKMNIEAKARDDAAAKKLWELSESFCGLS